The following coding sequences lie in one Porphyromonas asaccharolytica DSM 20707 genomic window:
- a CDS encoding PorP/SprF family type IX secretion system membrane protein, which yields MIQTHPLRICAIRLAPDEHQSEGGVCATERWRRKSLVRLLLCLLIVTCWLPMRSLAQVDPLFSDYRRLQNYYNPAAIGLQKDLLLTAAYHQQWIGIEGAPANLFVSAHTEQQWGKSYHGVGLVVVAQRAGLFTRTEAQAEYAFQLRWKGDKILSIGTGLGMINLLYDGTKAHIPDGGAMTPNDPSLPQTPVSGRNFDLSAGILWHTPRYFIGVSGRHLTVPRITLDRLYYQKVPIHINAVCGYNITPPGALLSWHPSLFASTNLTSWRVDVNLDVRLAQRWEAGLMYRPLQAAGLRLGALFGKCHVGYLFEMPTSQLARGNWGSHELVITYALPMSSHKKGTNSYKSIRLL from the coding sequence ATGATACAGACGCACCCACTTCGGATCTGCGCTATACGGCTTGCGCCAGATGAGCACCAGTCGGAGGGGGGCGTATGCGCTACGGAAAGGTGGAGGCGCAAGTCTCTCGTGAGACTTCTGCTATGTCTGCTCATCGTGACCTGCTGGCTCCCGATGCGTTCGCTGGCACAGGTGGATCCGCTCTTCTCGGACTACCGACGGCTACAGAACTACTACAATCCGGCAGCTATCGGTCTGCAGAAAGATCTGCTTCTGACGGCAGCCTATCATCAGCAATGGATCGGTATAGAGGGAGCTCCTGCGAACCTTTTTGTCTCGGCTCATACGGAGCAGCAGTGGGGCAAGAGCTACCACGGCGTGGGGCTGGTGGTCGTAGCGCAGCGTGCGGGACTCTTTACCCGTACAGAGGCGCAGGCGGAGTATGCCTTTCAGCTGCGCTGGAAGGGAGACAAGATCCTCTCTATCGGCACAGGGCTGGGCATGATTAACCTTCTATATGACGGCACCAAGGCGCACATACCAGACGGAGGAGCTATGACACCAAATGACCCTTCGCTGCCACAGACGCCTGTGTCGGGGCGCAACTTTGACCTCTCTGCAGGGATCTTATGGCACACGCCTCGCTACTTCATCGGTGTCTCGGGACGTCACCTCACGGTGCCGCGCATCACCCTCGACAGGCTCTACTACCAGAAGGTGCCGATACATATCAATGCGGTCTGTGGGTACAATATTACACCCCCAGGTGCGTTATTATCGTGGCACCCCTCACTATTTGCCTCGACAAACTTGACGTCATGGCGGGTGGATGTCAACCTAGATGTGCGCCTTGCTCAGCGATGGGAGGCTGGTCTGATGTACCGACCTTTGCAAGCTGCGGGGCTACGGCTGGGAGCGCTCTTTGGCAAGTGTCACGTGGGTTATCTCTTTGAGATGCCTACGAGTCAGCTGGCGAGAGGCAACTGGGGCAGTCACGAGCTGGTGATCACCTATGCACTCCCGATGTCTAGCCACAAGAAAGGGACCAACAGCTACAAGAGCATCCGACTCCTCTAG
- a CDS encoding OmpA family protein — protein sequence MDKIKVFGKAQNRTALGIVHAYMIMYPHATLADLRKAFPNELNPDKGVPETFIYAEEQGTTANWNGYFKAPDELLTMGDGKKVAVVSMWTKPSFERIVRHATQYDIVVAEFEKAGRVGEKGGFRLEYLNGYIPPVAKKKGLPWWLWLIIALLLIGAIIAFFLLRKPQVVEVEKVVTVEKVVYKDRIEEIEKNFNAAKFVQGKADLTDETKFVLHDLAKLMEANPDLKLKIEGHTSEEGDEAFNQRLSEERAQVAVDFLISQGISADRLQAEGKGSSEPIDPNNPEVNRRTEFIVIE from the coding sequence ATGGACAAAATCAAAGTATTTGGCAAAGCCCAAAACCGTACAGCGCTAGGCATCGTACATGCCTACATGATTATGTATCCACATGCTACCCTCGCAGACCTGCGCAAAGCATTTCCTAACGAGCTGAATCCAGACAAAGGTGTACCAGAAACCTTTATCTATGCAGAGGAACAGGGAACTACAGCCAATTGGAACGGCTACTTCAAGGCTCCCGACGAGCTACTCACTATGGGTGACGGCAAGAAAGTTGCTGTCGTCAGTATGTGGACCAAGCCAAGCTTCGAGAGAATCGTACGACATGCTACACAGTATGATATTGTGGTAGCAGAGTTTGAAAAAGCTGGACGAGTTGGCGAGAAGGGAGGCTTCCGACTAGAGTATCTCAACGGCTATATCCCCCCAGTGGCTAAGAAGAAAGGACTCCCCTGGTGGCTCTGGCTCATCATCGCACTGCTCCTGATAGGTGCCATCATAGCATTTTTCCTACTTCGTAAGCCCCAGGTGGTCGAGGTGGAGAAGGTCGTCACCGTAGAGAAGGTAGTTTATAAAGACCGTATTGAGGAGATCGAGAAAAACTTCAATGCAGCTAAGTTTGTCCAGGGCAAAGCAGACCTAACAGACGAGACTAAGTTTGTCCTCCATGATCTAGCCAAACTGATGGAGGCTAATCCTGACCTAAAGCTCAAGATCGAGGGGCACACCTCAGAGGAGGGCGATGAGGCCTTCAATCAGCGACTCTCAGAGGAGCGAGCTCAAGTTGCTGTAGACTTCCTCATCAGCCAAGGCATCTCAGCGGACCGCTTGCAAGCTGAGGGCAAGGGTTCTAGTGAACCGATTGATCCAAACAACCCAGAGGTCAATAGACGCACTGAGTTCATCGTCATAGAGTGA
- the gldN gene encoding gliding motility protein GldN: MQRIQSLLIVLLALTLTLTAEAQNFDPLSATPTDSTQVATELPRRRPTARQRRAQKEQEQETQANGISMRAKNYADQQVKDTETAPWRRVVYRQLSIDSLANAPIFRPVRPSGKLQSLFSLLFNRFNEGSITVYEYEDLGYENLTPERQLRFEDFLDRFGIVYDKDPSQTGNRSFKILPVDIPTQSIRSYYVKEEYYYDVKTSDVSSQIVAICPVMDDEISMEGSVRIPLFWVKYSDLQPYLSQQPVMLSTKNNATTATMDDFFSLNLYRGQISMTLGGETAELNSEMSDSTAMAARQAFHNQIEGELKQFEESLYGTEYTTSATSDSDLQEGRDGEDDSQLDTARARRSQELREGKSNQRKAAKATKAKKKSRADKKRAKKTTPKATKTEQPKQSKSSSTRSVRNRF, encoded by the coding sequence ATGCAACGCATTCAGTCTCTACTCATAGTACTCCTTGCCCTCACGCTCACACTGACCGCTGAGGCGCAAAACTTCGACCCGCTCTCCGCTACTCCGACCGACTCGACACAAGTCGCCACGGAGCTGCCACGCCGGCGCCCTACGGCACGTCAGCGACGTGCTCAGAAAGAGCAGGAGCAGGAGACACAGGCCAATGGCATCTCCATGCGCGCCAAGAACTACGCCGACCAGCAGGTCAAAGATACAGAGACAGCCCCCTGGCGTCGAGTCGTCTACCGACAGCTCTCGATAGATAGCCTAGCCAATGCCCCGATCTTCCGTCCTGTACGTCCCTCGGGAAAGTTGCAGAGCCTCTTCTCGCTCCTCTTCAACCGCTTCAACGAGGGGAGCATCACCGTCTATGAGTACGAAGACCTAGGCTACGAAAACCTAACTCCAGAGCGACAGCTGCGCTTCGAGGACTTCCTCGACCGCTTTGGCATCGTATATGACAAAGACCCCAGCCAGACTGGCAATCGCTCCTTCAAGATCCTCCCCGTAGACATCCCCACGCAGTCTATCCGCAGCTACTACGTCAAGGAGGAGTACTACTACGATGTCAAGACCAGCGACGTAAGCAGTCAGATCGTAGCGATCTGCCCCGTGATGGACGACGAGATCTCTATGGAGGGTAGCGTACGCATACCGCTCTTTTGGGTCAAGTACTCCGACCTGCAGCCCTACCTCTCGCAGCAGCCTGTCATGCTCTCGACCAAGAATAACGCCACGACAGCTACGATGGACGACTTCTTCAGCCTCAACCTGTACCGTGGACAGATCTCGATGACGCTAGGCGGTGAGACCGCTGAGCTCAATAGCGAGATGAGCGACTCGACAGCTATGGCTGCTCGTCAAGCTTTCCACAACCAGATCGAGGGCGAGCTCAAGCAGTTTGAGGAGAGCCTCTACGGCACCGAGTACACCACCTCTGCAACGAGCGACAGCGACCTCCAGGAGGGACGTGACGGAGAGGACGACTCGCAGCTCGACACAGCCCGTGCCCGTCGCTCGCAAGAGCTCCGCGAGGGCAAGAGTAACCAGCGCAAAGCTGCAAAAGCGACCAAGGCAAAGAAGAAGAGCCGCGCTGACAAGAAGCGTGCTAAAAAGACTACCCCCAAAGCTACTAAGACAGAGCAGCCGAAGCAGTCTAAGAGCAGCTCCACACGCTCCGTACGCAACCGCTTCTAG
- a CDS encoding DUF2795 domain-containing protein: MYWTLELASKLEDAPWPATKDELIDYAQRSGAPIEVIENLEEIEDEGEEYETIEDIWPDYPSKEDFFFNEEEY; this comes from the coding sequence ATGTACTGGACGTTAGAATTGGCCTCAAAGCTAGAGGATGCTCCCTGGCCAGCTACCAAAGATGAGCTCATCGACTATGCTCAGCGCTCGGGTGCGCCCATCGAGGTGATCGAGAACCTTGAGGAGATCGAAGACGAGGGCGAGGAGTATGAGACCATCGAGGATATATGGCCGGACTACCCTAGCAAGGAGGACTTCTTCTTCAACGAGGAGGAGTACTAG
- the gldL gene encoding gliding motility protein GldL has protein sequence MAKKYRRYKNGLEMYLSSKKGRRVLNFAYSWGAAVVILGALFKLLHFPFGNEMLFIGMITEFFVFFISGFEQPEEHYQWEQVFPELDSKNPMDKQEMEARRQYLLRKAQEAAAAPAPSYAYPEGEHHEPARAYVAQPQAQQQTQTQVQASYVTPEGGYGAPASEVQVERLSSAIDQLANAASQLSRLGELSQQMTDQWVAMQQDGRTLGESAVEYQTQMDTTSQHLARLNQIYESQLASITGQVATIDQINQGLEHIKNMYQDSAIDSTTFRTQNERLTMQLSELNRVYARILEALTVNMGAPGMAGRPYQGGYEPSYYAPRQEYPSARPDYYASQPYQAPRNAGAPQEPQE, from the coding sequence ATGGCAAAGAAATATAGACGCTACAAGAATGGACTGGAGATGTATCTCTCCAGTAAGAAAGGGCGCAGAGTGCTCAACTTCGCATACAGCTGGGGTGCCGCAGTGGTTATCCTAGGAGCGCTCTTTAAGTTGCTCCACTTCCCTTTTGGCAATGAGATGCTTTTCATCGGTATGATCACCGAGTTCTTCGTCTTCTTCATTTCAGGCTTTGAGCAGCCTGAGGAGCATTACCAGTGGGAGCAGGTTTTCCCCGAGCTAGACTCTAAGAACCCGATGGACAAGCAGGAGATGGAGGCTCGCCGACAGTACCTCCTCCGCAAAGCTCAAGAGGCAGCCGCAGCGCCTGCCCCCTCTTACGCCTATCCTGAGGGTGAGCATCACGAACCAGCGAGGGCATACGTTGCTCAACCGCAAGCACAACAACAAACTCAGACACAAGTTCAGGCGAGCTACGTCACTCCTGAGGGTGGCTACGGTGCGCCAGCTTCTGAAGTGCAAGTGGAGCGTCTCTCCTCGGCCATTGATCAGCTAGCCAATGCCGCTTCGCAGCTGAGCCGACTGGGCGAGCTGTCTCAGCAGATGACCGATCAGTGGGTTGCTATGCAGCAAGACGGTCGCACCCTCGGTGAGAGTGCCGTCGAGTATCAGACGCAGATGGACACGACCTCACAGCACTTGGCTCGTCTCAACCAGATCTACGAGTCTCAGCTAGCAAGCATCACAGGACAGGTCGCTACCATTGACCAGATCAACCAAGGGCTGGAGCATATTAAGAATATGTACCAAGACTCCGCCATCGATAGTACCACCTTCCGCACGCAAAATGAGCGCTTGACCATGCAGCTCTCTGAGCTAAACCGTGTCTACGCTCGCATTCTGGAGGCGCTGACAGTCAATATGGGCGCTCCCGGCATGGCTGGTCGTCCTTATCAGGGAGGCTACGAGCCTAGCTACTACGCTCCAAGGCAGGAGTATCCGTCGGCACGTCCTGACTACTACGCATCACAGCCCTATCAAGCACCACGCAATGCGGGCGCACCACAGGAGCCACAAGAGTAG
- a CDS encoding TerB family tellurite resistance protein: protein MKSNIKNVAAFLAVAIWADGVYSEEENEMLTDIAEALGIDSATLIQQVQEAVNALEEKDGDAVQEYLIDKASAIEEDDTKKLLQCAIEIVMADNVVTVDEVQVLFDLADAMGGEVEHADVTLMLLDLVKYSPEIEVEF from the coding sequence ATGAAATCAAACATAAAGAATGTAGCAGCTTTTCTGGCTGTAGCCATCTGGGCAGACGGTGTATACTCCGAGGAGGAAAACGAAATGCTTACTGACATCGCTGAGGCGCTTGGCATAGACTCCGCGACTCTCATTCAGCAGGTTCAGGAGGCGGTCAACGCTCTAGAGGAGAAGGATGGTGATGCCGTCCAAGAGTATCTCATCGACAAAGCTTCAGCTATCGAAGAGGATGATACAAAAAAGCTCTTGCAGTGCGCTATCGAGATCGTCATGGCAGACAACGTTGTCACTGTGGATGAGGTGCAGGTTCTCTTTGACCTAGCTGACGCTATGGGCGGAGAAGTCGAGCATGCCGATGTGACGCTCATGCTGCTAGACCTTGTTAAGTACAGCCCAGAGATCGAAGTCGAATTCTAA
- a CDS encoding OmpA family protein: MSKKKIITYIVLVLIGIGFIGDCVNRRQRNKLYRERVEELEQNFNDVKFAKGKADLTREAQLVLCDLAKFMESHSGLKLKLEGHTSEEGDETFNQRLSEARAQAAVDFLISQGVSAERLEAEGKGSTDPIDPDSLEVNRRTEFVVIE, translated from the coding sequence ATGAGCAAGAAGAAGATTATAACTTACATTGTCCTGGTTCTCATCGGCATCGGATTCATTGGAGATTGTGTTAATAGAAGACAAAGGAATAAACTCTATCGTGAGCGGGTCGAGGAGCTGGAGCAGAACTTCAACGATGTCAAGTTCGCCAAGGGCAAAGCTGATCTGACCAGAGAGGCGCAGCTCGTCCTATGCGACCTTGCTAAGTTTATGGAGAGTCATTCAGGCCTAAAGCTCAAGCTAGAAGGACACACTTCAGAGGAAGGCGATGAGACCTTTAACCAACGGCTCTCAGAGGCTAGAGCTCAGGCAGCTGTGGACTTTCTCATCAGTCAAGGGGTCTCTGCAGAGCGTCTAGAAGCAGAGGGCAAGGGATCCACAGACCCTATAGACCCAGACAGTCTAGAGGTCAACCGTCGCACAGAGTTTGTCGTGATAGAGTAA
- the gldM gene encoding gliding motility protein GldM: MAAGSSGNRNRQKMINLMYLVFIAMVALNVSSEVLSGFVLVERSLTHTIEGAQQSNDNIMKGLSTAYAKNPSKAEPWYRKGLALTAYADSLYNEIDQLRLLIAQEADGKDANPNEVARKDDMNAPTTVMLNPLTRRGAKLRESIEAFRTYTTQMVRSDSRREHISEMLSTERAGGLSWEQQIFENIPTIASLTMLTKLQSDIRSVEGDVLSDLVQNIDSGDLRVNKIAAQVIPRSQLVMQGSQYEASIVLSSYDSTRVPKIVVNGTTLPESAEGVYRVTATKAGTFPISGYIETELPDGTAVKQPFQSEYYVTEPFATVAPTMMNVLYAGINNPISIAVPGVPSQNVTATMTNGTLTRQGNSWIAKPAKIGTPAVITVMAKQADGRTTKMAETSLRVRALPDPLPYIQYTDANGATKRFKGGRIAKRDLLTANGIGAAIDDDLLDVPYQVVRFQLLFFDSVGGVIPEVSNGPTFSARQRDKIRNMAKGKRFFVSEVTARGPDGIERQIPAIEVIVR; this comes from the coding sequence ATGGCAGCAGGAAGTAGTGGCAACCGCAATAGGCAGAAGATGATCAATCTGATGTATCTCGTCTTCATTGCGATGGTAGCACTCAATGTCTCCTCGGAGGTGCTCTCGGGCTTTGTCCTCGTGGAGCGCAGTCTCACGCACACCATCGAGGGAGCGCAGCAGAGCAATGACAACATCATGAAGGGGCTCTCGACTGCTTATGCCAAAAATCCTAGCAAAGCGGAGCCCTGGTATCGCAAAGGACTAGCGCTCACCGCCTATGCCGACTCGCTTTATAACGAGATAGACCAGCTGCGCCTCCTCATAGCACAAGAAGCAGATGGTAAAGATGCCAATCCCAACGAAGTGGCCCGCAAGGACGATATGAATGCCCCCACGACCGTCATGCTCAACCCTCTTACACGGCGAGGCGCTAAGCTAAGGGAGTCGATCGAGGCATTCCGCACTTACACCACGCAGATGGTTCGTAGCGACAGCCGTCGTGAGCATATCTCCGAGATGCTCAGCACGGAGCGCGCGGGCGGACTGAGCTGGGAGCAGCAGATCTTTGAAAACATTCCCACCATCGCCTCGCTCACGATGCTCACGAAGCTCCAGAGCGACATACGCTCCGTCGAGGGAGACGTACTGAGTGACCTTGTCCAGAATATCGACAGCGGCGACCTCCGCGTCAATAAGATAGCGGCGCAAGTGATCCCACGCAGTCAGCTCGTCATGCAGGGTAGCCAGTACGAGGCGAGCATCGTCCTTTCCAGCTACGACTCGACACGCGTTCCCAAGATCGTAGTCAATGGCACTACGCTCCCCGAGAGCGCAGAGGGCGTCTATCGTGTCACAGCGACAAAGGCTGGCACCTTCCCCATCTCAGGCTACATCGAGACCGAGCTGCCCGACGGGACTGCTGTCAAGCAACCTTTCCAGTCGGAGTACTATGTCACTGAGCCTTTTGCGACGGTCGCTCCTACCATGATGAACGTGCTCTATGCGGGTATCAACAACCCGATCAGCATCGCCGTGCCTGGCGTCCCTTCGCAAAACGTGACCGCCACGATGACCAATGGGACGCTCACCCGCCAAGGCAATAGCTGGATAGCTAAGCCCGCTAAGATCGGTACTCCCGCCGTCATCACCGTCATGGCCAAGCAGGCAGACGGACGAACCACCAAGATGGCCGAGACATCGCTACGGGTACGAGCACTCCCCGACCCGCTACCTTATATACAGTACACCGATGCCAATGGTGCGACCAAGCGCTTTAAGGGTGGACGTATCGCCAAGCGCGACCTCCTCACCGCTAATGGTATCGGAGCAGCTATCGACGATGATCTGCTAGACGTCCCCTACCAAGTAGTGCGCTTCCAGCTCCTCTTCTTTGACTCTGTCGGTGGCGTTATCCCTGAGGTGTCCAATGGCCCCACCTTCTCCGCAAGACAGCGAGACAAAATTCGCAATATGGCAAAGGGTAAGCGCTTCTTCGTGAGCGAAGTGACCGCTCGTGGTCCCGATGGTATCGAGCGACAGATCCCAGCCATCGAAGTAATCGTACGATAG
- a CDS encoding SUMF1/EgtB/PvdO family nonheme iron enzyme: MVGCAPKRGSGVSAELVGVGLSSWSEPAPYGMVQIPQGHIVLGEREADTVWGLPAEYRAISVDAFWMDQTEVTNAQWRQFVYYVRDSIIRERLADPLYGGNPLYKITTDKYGDPVKPYLDWSQPLPTPKRALEQELEAMESVYYTNPVTGERKLDPKQMLYKYEVYDYHAAALYRNNLQQEVRASKGVQEPVMISKDTAYVNDRGEIIRETITRQLASEYDFLNTYIVAIYPDETVWVNDYPNSKNEIYTRTYFNHPRYDNHPVVGVTWEQATAFCHWRTDNYRKGLNLPDGAIVPEFRLPTEAEWEYAARAGRTNTKFPWNSEDLDSEDVCFLANFKPFEGDYAADGQVITSQVSTFSPNDYGLYDMAGNVAEWTSSSYFVSSYEMMDDVNPQMRYNAAREDNTMLRRKVAKGGSWKDVLRFIRSTRRIYAPQDEAHSYIGFRCVRSIINNSK; the protein is encoded by the coding sequence ATGGTGGGCTGCGCTCCCAAGCGTGGCTCTGGCGTGAGCGCCGAGCTGGTGGGCGTGGGTCTCTCCTCGTGGAGTGAGCCGGCGCCCTATGGCATGGTGCAGATACCGCAAGGACATATCGTGCTGGGCGAGCGTGAGGCGGACACCGTATGGGGACTACCCGCAGAGTACAGGGCGATCTCGGTAGATGCCTTCTGGATGGATCAGACGGAGGTGACCAATGCGCAGTGGCGACAGTTCGTCTACTATGTACGCGACTCGATCATTCGCGAGCGTCTAGCAGACCCGCTTTACGGAGGGAACCCGCTTTACAAGATTACTACAGACAAGTATGGTGATCCCGTCAAGCCCTACCTCGACTGGTCTCAGCCTCTACCCACTCCTAAGCGTGCATTAGAGCAGGAGCTGGAGGCGATGGAGAGTGTCTACTACACGAACCCCGTGACGGGCGAGCGCAAGCTCGATCCTAAGCAGATGCTCTACAAGTATGAGGTCTACGACTACCACGCAGCGGCGCTTTACCGCAACAACCTACAGCAGGAGGTACGTGCTAGCAAGGGCGTTCAGGAGCCAGTGATGATCTCTAAAGACACGGCTTACGTCAACGACCGTGGCGAGATAATCCGTGAGACGATCACACGTCAGCTCGCTAGTGAGTACGACTTCCTCAATACTTACATCGTAGCGATCTACCCCGATGAGACGGTCTGGGTCAACGACTACCCCAACTCTAAGAATGAGATCTACACCCGCACTTACTTCAACCACCCTCGCTACGACAACCACCCCGTGGTGGGTGTCACGTGGGAGCAAGCGACCGCTTTCTGCCACTGGCGCACGGACAACTACCGCAAGGGGCTGAACCTCCCAGACGGAGCTATCGTCCCGGAGTTTAGACTGCCCACCGAGGCGGAGTGGGAGTACGCAGCGCGAGCTGGACGAACTAACACGAAGTTCCCATGGAATAGCGAAGACCTAGACTCGGAGGACGTCTGCTTCTTGGCGAACTTCAAGCCCTTCGAGGGAGACTACGCAGCCGACGGGCAGGTGATCACTTCGCAGGTAAGTACCTTCTCGCCCAATGACTACGGGCTCTACGATATGGCGGGCAACGTGGCGGAGTGGACCAGCTCAAGCTACTTCGTCTCTAGCTACGAGATGATGGACGATGTCAATCCGCAGATGCGCTACAACGCAGCTCGCGAAGACAACACGATGCTACGGCGCAAGGTCGCCAAGGGAGGCTCGTGGAAGGACGTCCTCCGCTTCATCAGATCCACACGACGCATCTACGCACCACAAGATGAGGCACACTCTTACATTGGCTTCCGCTGTGTACGTAGCATCATCAACAACTCCAAATAA